GAGCGTGTCCCGCCTCGTGGTAGGCCGTGAGTTTCCGCGCCTTCGGTGAGAGGATCCGGCTCTTCCGCTGCGGACCGGCGACGACTCGCTCGATCGCCTCGTTCAACCCCGCGCGGCCGATCCGCTCTTTCTCCTGCCGCGCCGTGAGCAGCGTCGCGTCGTTCACCATGTTTGCCAGATCCGCGCCGTTGAACCCCGGCGTCCGCCGCGCCAGCCCGGGGACCATACTTTGGCTGCCCCCCCGAACGTGAGGATGTTGCTCATACACGGCCGCAGGGATCGGGCTCGCGCCCCATCGGTCATCCGATGCGCACCGGATGGCACCACGGGCGGCCGCTGCGTAGAGTACAAGCGGATGGTGTCCCCGACAGTCGTGGAGCTCTTGGAGGAGACGACATGGTGGACGCGGAGCGGCTGAACGAGATCGTGAAAGCGGGCCGCGACGACGTGTTCTCGCTTTCGCTGAACACGGACCCGAGTTTGGCCGAGCATCAACGTCCGAACCCTGCCTACCGGGTGTGGACGCATAACGCGGTCCGCCGCCTGCTTCGCCGATTATCCCCCGAGGCGCGCGAGCGCGCGGAGCCCGTTGCGCGCCGGATGCTTGCGCACGTGGACGCCATGCCCCAGGAAGGCCGGGGGTTGGCCCTCTTCGCCGGTCCGCGCCTATGGGAGATCTACACGCTGCCGTTCCCGCTGCCGAACCACCTGGCGTATGGGGCCCCGGATGCGGTCCCGGTCCTCTGGGCGATCCACGAGTACGCGCCGTACGCCATCGTGCTCGTCTTTCACGATCACGCCCGGCTCCTCGTCGCATACCTCGGTTGGACCGCTGTGGTCGACGAGATCACGCTCGACCTCGACACGGAGCAGTGGCGCTTCAAGTACGGCCGGCTGGCCACATCCAGCCGTCGCGTCGGCACCGGCGTGGGGCGCGGCATTCAATCGGACGCGCACGAGGCGCGTGTCCTCGCGCAGTACCGCCGCTTCTGGCGACACGTCGCCGAGACCGCGGCGCACAGGCTCACGGCGCAGAGCATCGACCGAATCATCATCGCGGGAAACAAGGAGGCCGCCGTTGCGGTCTCCGCGCTCCTCCCGCGGTCCCTCCATGAGGCGGTGATCGGCACCGTGGCCGTACCGCCTAACGCCACCCTTGCCCAGATCCAG
Above is a window of bacterium DNA encoding:
- a CDS encoding VLRF1 family aeRF1-type release factor — protein: MVDAERLNEIVKAGRDDVFSLSLNTDPSLAEHQRPNPAYRVWTHNAVRRLLRRLSPEARERAEPVARRMLAHVDAMPQEGRGLALFAGPRLWEIYTLPFPLPNHLAYGAPDAVPVLWAIHEYAPYAIVLVFHDHARLLVAYLGWTAVVDEITLDLDTEQWRFKYGRLATSSRRVGTGVGRGIQSDAHEARVLAQYRRFWRHVAETAAHRLTAQSIDRIIIAGNKEAAVAVSALLPRSLHEAVIGTVAVPPNATLAQIQARVLPVALAHRHARDRRLVRSIAQERRPKGIGVEGATATLEALAAGNLRVVVADRDMQATTWTCSRCGALGMKPAPCAACGGEMRRLMLPWELPSLVRRYGAVLELVGAEAARPLADGVGGLLRYPPATSVNMCRGA